The proteins below come from a single Nocardioides eburneiflavus genomic window:
- a CDS encoding RNA polymerase sigma factor, whose amino-acid sequence MAAEEGLDHAVEAMQAGDEAAFRLVYHHVQPPLLRYLTVLVGPADAEDVASEAWTQAFRDLDRFSGDADGFRGWITTIGRNRALDHLRHSRRRPVSEEPVDELVDLPDEVDVEADTLGRVNSEAVVRLISALPRDQAEAIMLRTVLGFDAPTAARILGKRPGAVRAAAHRGLKQLAKKIVDEP is encoded by the coding sequence GTGGCGGCGGAGGAGGGGCTCGACCATGCGGTCGAAGCCATGCAGGCGGGCGACGAGGCGGCGTTCCGTCTCGTCTACCACCACGTCCAGCCACCCCTGCTGCGCTACCTCACCGTCCTCGTCGGCCCGGCCGACGCCGAGGACGTCGCCAGCGAGGCGTGGACGCAGGCCTTCCGCGACCTCGACCGCTTCAGCGGCGACGCCGACGGGTTCCGCGGCTGGATCACCACGATCGGGCGCAACCGGGCGCTCGACCACCTGCGACACAGCCGTCGGCGTCCGGTGTCGGAGGAGCCCGTCGACGAGCTGGTCGACCTCCCCGACGAGGTGGACGTCGAGGCCGACACCCTCGGCCGGGTCAACTCCGAGGCCGTCGTCCGGCTGATCTCCGCGCTCCCCCGTGACCAGGCCGAGGCGATCATGCTGCGGACGGTGCTCGGCTTCGACGCCCCCACCGCGGCCCGGATCCTGGGCAAGAGACCCGGGGCCGTACGGGCTGCCGCCCATCGCGGTCTCAAGCAGCTGGCGAAGAAAATCGTCGACGAGCCGTAA
- a CDS encoding DUF1295 domain-containing protein, whose translation MLTQAAVAILAAAVVMGATAAVSRRRDRVADVDVAWGLSFVAVALALAVVWPDTHSWLLALLVALWGGRLAVHIARRSRGHGEDPRYEKMLGGPGWHAGAATVLVRVFATQAVVAWIISFPLQVAAAYDVRWWPVVWVGVAIWAIGVCFEVVGDAQLEAYKARPRESRPTILDTGLWGWTRHPNYFGDACVWWGLWVAGALSLGWVPGLATVFAPVAMTFFIRNVTGAKLLEKTMSQREGWAEYAARVPLFLPRPPRSRPRR comes from the coding sequence GTGCTGACGCAGGCCGCCGTCGCGATCCTCGCCGCTGCCGTCGTCATGGGGGCGACGGCGGCGGTGAGCAGGCGGCGGGACCGGGTGGCCGACGTCGACGTCGCGTGGGGGCTGTCGTTCGTCGCCGTCGCCCTGGCGCTGGCCGTCGTCTGGCCCGACACCCACTCCTGGCTGCTCGCGCTGCTGGTCGCGCTGTGGGGTGGACGCCTCGCGGTGCACATCGCCCGCCGGTCCCGCGGGCACGGCGAGGACCCGCGCTACGAGAAGATGCTCGGCGGTCCCGGCTGGCACGCCGGCGCCGCCACGGTGCTGGTGCGGGTCTTCGCGACGCAGGCCGTCGTCGCCTGGATCATCTCCTTCCCATTGCAGGTCGCCGCGGCGTACGACGTCCGGTGGTGGCCCGTCGTCTGGGTCGGCGTGGCGATCTGGGCGATCGGCGTCTGCTTCGAGGTCGTCGGCGACGCCCAGCTCGAGGCGTACAAGGCCCGGCCTCGCGAGTCGCGGCCGACGATCCTCGACACCGGCCTGTGGGGCTGGACCCGCCACCCCAACTACTTCGGCGACGCCTGCGTGTGGTGGGGGCTGTGGGTCGCCGGCGCACTCTCGCTCGGCTGGGTGCCAGGCCTGGCCACCGTGTTCGCGCCGGTCGCGATGACCTTCTTCATCCGCAACGTCACCGGCGCCAAGCTGCTGGAGAAGACCATGTCGCAGCGCGAGGGATGGGCCGAGTACGCCGCCCGGGTCCCGCTGTTCCTCCCCCGCCCGCCCCGTTCCCGACCCCGCCGGTGA
- a CDS encoding SAM-dependent methyltransferase, producing the protein MTQTAPSTSDHRADAPAGGVAARLAEAVRPFIGGDLPVRLEAWDGSVAGPEGAPLVVLRSPDALRRLLWHPGELGAAQAYVTGELDVPEQEGWDLGSALTHAFAVGAERGLSGVRLSPRAMVDAIRTAARLGALGRPPAPPASLARIKGRLHSLARDRSSISHHYDLSNEFYSLILEPQMAYSCGYHATPDVPLEEAQRAKLDLVCTKLGLEPGMKMLDVGCGWGSLSLHAAEHFGAQVTGVTIAAEQKKFIDARIAERGLEDRVEIRLQDYREVPERDLFDAVGSLEMGEHVGATNYPTYVEVLRRAVRPGGRVLVQQMSRQGAGGGKHPGGGPFIESFIAPDMTMRPVGETVDLIESGGLEVRDVHAMREHYVLTVNGWLENFETHLPRLRELVGEEVVRVWRLYLVGGALAFRDGRMGVDQILAVRPGAAHTLPAVRAW; encoded by the coding sequence GTGACCCAGACCGCTCCGTCCACGAGCGACCACCGGGCGGACGCACCGGCGGGTGGTGTCGCCGCGCGCCTCGCCGAGGCGGTGCGACCCTTCATCGGCGGCGACCTGCCGGTGCGCCTGGAGGCCTGGGACGGCTCGGTCGCCGGCCCCGAGGGGGCCCCGCTGGTCGTGCTCCGCTCCCCGGACGCGCTGCGCCGGCTGCTGTGGCACCCGGGTGAGCTGGGCGCCGCCCAGGCGTACGTCACCGGCGAGCTCGACGTCCCCGAGCAGGAAGGCTGGGACCTCGGCTCCGCGCTCACCCACGCCTTCGCGGTGGGTGCCGAGCGCGGCCTGTCCGGCGTACGCCTCTCGCCGCGCGCGATGGTCGACGCGATCCGTACGGCCGCGCGTCTCGGCGCGCTCGGCCGTCCGCCGGCACCGCCGGCGTCGCTGGCGCGGATCAAGGGCCGGCTGCACAGCCTGGCCCGCGACCGGTCCTCGATCAGCCACCACTACGACCTCTCCAACGAGTTCTACTCCCTGATCCTCGAGCCGCAGATGGCCTACAGCTGCGGCTACCACGCCACCCCGGACGTCCCGCTCGAGGAGGCGCAGCGCGCCAAGCTCGACCTCGTCTGCACCAAGCTCGGCCTGGAGCCGGGCATGAAGATGCTTGACGTGGGCTGCGGCTGGGGCTCGCTGTCGCTGCACGCCGCCGAGCACTTCGGCGCGCAGGTCACCGGCGTCACGATCGCGGCCGAGCAGAAGAAGTTCATCGACGCCCGCATCGCCGAGCGCGGGCTGGAGGATCGCGTCGAGATCCGGCTCCAGGACTACCGCGAGGTCCCCGAGCGCGACCTCTTCGACGCCGTCGGCTCGCTCGAGATGGGCGAGCACGTCGGCGCCACCAACTACCCGACCTACGTCGAGGTGCTCCGTCGAGCGGTGCGCCCGGGCGGACGCGTGCTCGTCCAGCAGATGTCGCGTCAGGGCGCGGGCGGCGGCAAGCACCCCGGCGGCGGTCCGTTCATCGAGTCGTTCATCGCCCCCGACATGACGATGCGGCCCGTCGGCGAGACCGTGGACCTGATCGAGTCCGGCGGCCTCGAGGTCCGCGACGTCCACGCGATGCGCGAGCACTACGTCCTCACCGTCAACGGCTGGCTCGAGAACTTCGAGACCCACCTCCCGCGGCTGCGCGAGCTCGTCGGCGAGGAGGTCGTACGCGTGTGGCGGCTCTACCTCGTCGGCGGCGCGCTCGCCTTCCGCGACGGCCGGATGGGCGTCGACCAGATCCTGGCGGTGCGCCCCGGCGCGGCCCACACCCTCCCGGCAGTCAGGGCATGGTGA